The Iamia sp. SCSIO 61187 genomic sequence GCCAGCTCGGCGGGGCGGGCGAACGGGGTGTGGCTGAAGTGCACGCACGCCACGTCGGGCCGGGTCCCGGCCAGGGCCGTGGCCACGAGGGGCAGGTGGTAGTCCTGCACCAGCACCGCCGCCCCCTCGGGGGCGACCTCGGCCACGACGGCGGCGAAGGCGGCGTTGACCCGCCGGAAGGCCTCCCACGCCGTGAACCAGGCGGCGTCGAACGTGGGCTCGCGGTAGCCGTCGAACATGCCGTGGTGGGCGAACCAGAGCGTGGAGTTGCTGACGACGTCGTAGGCCTGGCGGAGGTCCTCCGGGTCGAGGTCGACGGTCCGGACCCGCAGACCGTCGGCGTCGATGACACCCTGGGCCGAGGCCTCGCGATCGGCCTCCGACAGCGCCGCCGCCACCCAGATGGCGTCGGTGCCGGCGACGAGGGGGGCCAGCCCCGACACCAGCCCGCCGGCGCCCCGGCGGCTCTCCAGGGCCCCGTCGGGACCGCGGCGGAACGCCACCGGTCCTCGGTTCGAGACGATCACGACCGGCCGGGAGGACATGCGGTCGAAGGTAGTGGTGGAAGGATGGACCGATGCGCGTCGTGGCCGCCCCCGACAAGTTCCGCGGCACGGCCTCGGCCGCCGAGGTCGCCGCCGCCGTCGGGCGGGCCGCCCGCGCCGCCGGCTGGGACTGCGACGAGGTGCCGATGGCCGACGGCGGCGAGGGCACGCTGGACGCCCTGGGCGGCCCCAACCGCACGACCCTCGTCACGGGGCCGTTGGGCGACCCGGTCGAGGCGGCGTGGCGGCTCCACCGGGGCACGGCGGTCATCGAGTCGGCCCGGGCGTCGGGCATCGCCCTGCTCGGCGGGGCCGAGGAGAACGACCCGATCTCGGCGTCGACCTACGGCACCGGCGAGCTGATCGCCCAGGCCGTCGAGCTCGGGGCGCGCCGGGTGATCGTGGCCGTGGGCGGGTCGGCGACCACCGACGGCGGGCTCGGGGCCCTCCGCGCCCTCCACCCGGTCCAGCGGCTGCGGGGGATCGACATCCAGGTCGCCACCGACGTCCGCACCCGCTTCGTCGACGCCGCCGAGCACTTCGCCCCCCAGAAGGGGGCCACGCCCGCCCAGGTCGAGCTGCTGCGGCGCCGGCTCACCCGGTTGGCCCAGGTGTACGAGGAGGACCACGGCGTCGACGTCCGCCCCCTCCCAGGCGGCGGGGCCGCCGGCGGGCTCGCCGGCGGGCTGGCGGCCGTCGGGGCGACGATCGTCCCCGGCTTCGACCTGGTGGCCGACGAGCTCGGCCTCGACGAGCTGCTCGAGGGCGCCGACCTGGCCGTCACGGGCGAGGGGTTCCTCGACGCCCAGTCCTTCGAGGGCAAGGTCGTCGGTGGCGTGGCCGAGCTGGCCGGCGCCCTCGACGTCCCGGTGCTGGCGGTGGCCGGTGAGGTCTACGACGGGGTCGGCGACCGCATCCGCGCCGTGTCGCTCACCGCCCGCGCCGGCGCCGACCGGTCGCGGGCCGAGGCCGCCGCGCTGGTCGAGGCGGTCGTGGCCGAGCACCTCGCCACCATGGGCTGACCCGCGCAGCCCCGGACCCTGCGCAGTACCGTCACCCCGATGGAGGAGCGCCTCGCCCGGGTCGGCCGCACGGCCTGGTGGATCGTGGGCGTGGTCGTCGTCATCGCCCTCGTCGGCGCCGTCGGCTGGTTCTTCCGGGTGATCTTCCCGCCGCTGATCCTCGCCGGCGCCCTGGTCTTCCTCCTCAACCCCATCGTCAACCGGCTCGAGCGGCGCGGGCTGCCGCGGTTGCTCGGCACCCTGGCCGCCTTCTTCATCGTGCTGCTGCTGTTCGCCGGCGTCGGCGCCATCGTCGCCCCGCTCGTGGCCAGCCAGGCCGACGAGCTCTCCGAGCGGGGGCCGGAGCTCCGCGACGACGCCGAGGAGTGGCTCAACGACCTCTCCGAGCGCTCCGAGGAGGACGACTGGCCCTTCCACGTCCCGTCGGTGCAGGAGATCGAGGACCAGGCCGACGAGAACAGCTCGGGCCAGGACGTGGGCGAGCAGTTCGAGACCGTCCGCGAGTACGCGGTGCAGGTCTTCCACGTCGGGATCATCTTCGTGATCGGACCGTTCCTGGCCTTCTACCTCCTGGTCGACCTGCCCGACGTCCGGCGGCGGGTCGAGGAGCTGATCCCCGACCGGTCGCGGGTCGAGGTCGAGTTCATCGCCCACCGCCTCAACCTGGCCATCGGCGGGTTCTTCCGGGGCCAGCTGGCCGTCGCCTTCATCGTCGGCGTGATGGCCTCCATCGGGCTCTGGGCCATCGGCCTGCCCCTGTGGCTGGTCGTGGGCATGATCGCCGGGGTCTTCAACATGATCCCGCTGATCGGTCCGTGGGTCGGGGCCGTGCCCGGCATCGCGGTGGCGCTGGCCACCAAGGACCTCCGGACCGCGGTGCTCGTGGCCGTGGTGATGGTCGTCGTCCAGCAGATCGACAACCACTTCATCACGCCGACGGTCATGCGCCGGGCCGTCCAGCTGCACCCCGCCGCCGTGATGATGGCCCTCCTCGCGTGGGGGACCATCGGTGGGTTCTTCGGCCTCCTCCTCGCCGTGCCCCTGACCGCGTCGCTGAAGATCGTCGGCGGGCACCTCTGGCGCAAGTGGGTCGTGGGGGTGTCGATCCCGGGCCTCGACGAGCCCTACCCCCCGGACCTGGCCCCCGGGCCCGGCGAGGTGGCCCACGAGGAGGTGCGCAACGACGAGCTGCCGCGCGCCGAGGCGGTCGAGCACGGGAGGGCCCGCGGCCGCGACCGTGGCGAGGGCGACCCCAGCGGGGTGGCCGGGCCGGACCCCACCGCTACCATGCCGTCCACACCGTGACCGGGCCGACCGGTCGCCACGAGGAGCAGCCCCCACCCATGACCGTCACCGTCCGAGTCCCCACCACCTTGCGCACCCTCACCGGGGGATCCGCCGAGGTGGCCGTCGACGGCAGCACCGTCGCCGAGGTCCTCGACGGTCTCGAGGGGGCCCACCCGGGCTTCAAGGAGCGCCTCCTCGACGACGGGGGTCAGCTCCGCCGCTTCGTCAACGTCTTCGTCGCCGACGACGACGTGCGCTTCCTCGACGGGCTGGCCACGCCCGTGCCCGACGGCGAGACCGTCGCCATCATCCCGGCGGTCGCGGGCGGCTGACGGCGAAGCCGTCTGGGCGAGCGCAGCGAGCCGAGCGGGACGCGTCGTTGGGGGCGATGGCCCGGATGGTGGCCCGCAGCCCGCTCGTACCCACCTCCGAGATGTCCGCCGACGGTTAGCAGTCGCGGGACGCCGACGGTTAGCAGTCGCGGGACGCGGTTGCTAACGGCGCGCCGACGTGGTTGGCTGTTGGCACTCTCCCTGTGAGAGTGCCAATCATCATCTATGTGAGGAGACCAGGGGATGGCCAAGATCATCGCCTTCGACGAGACCGCTCGTCGCGCGCTCGAGGCGGGCATGAACCAGCTCGCCGACGCTGTCAGCGTCACCCTCGGCCCGAAGGGCCGCAACGTCGTCCTGGAGAAGAAGTGGGGCGCCCCCACCATCACCAAGGACGGCGTCAGCGTCGCCAAGGAGATCGATCTCGAGGACCCCTACGAGCGCATCGGCGCCGAGCTCGTCAAGGAGGTCGCCAAGAAGACCGACGACGTCGCCGGTGACGGCACCACCACCGCCACCGTGCTGGCCCGGGCGCTGGTCCGCGAGGGCCTGCGCAACGTGGCCGCCGGCGCCAACCCGATGTCGCTCAAGCGGGGCATCGAGG encodes the following:
- a CDS encoding glycerate kinase — its product is MRVVAAPDKFRGTASAAEVAAAVGRAARAAGWDCDEVPMADGGEGTLDALGGPNRTTLVTGPLGDPVEAAWRLHRGTAVIESARASGIALLGGAEENDPISASTYGTGELIAQAVELGARRVIVAVGGSATTDGGLGALRALHPVQRLRGIDIQVATDVRTRFVDAAEHFAPQKGATPAQVELLRRRLTRLAQVYEEDHGVDVRPLPGGGAAGGLAGGLAAVGATIVPGFDLVADELGLDELLEGADLAVTGEGFLDAQSFEGKVVGGVAELAGALDVPVLAVAGEVYDGVGDRIRAVSLTARAGADRSRAEAAALVEAVVAEHLATMG
- a CDS encoding ubiquitin-like small modifier protein 1; translation: MTVTVRVPTTLRTLTGGSAEVAVDGSTVAEVLDGLEGAHPGFKERLLDDGGQLRRFVNVFVADDDVRFLDGLATPVPDGETVAIIPAVAGG
- a CDS encoding AI-2E family transporter; amino-acid sequence: MEERLARVGRTAWWIVGVVVVIALVGAVGWFFRVIFPPLILAGALVFLLNPIVNRLERRGLPRLLGTLAAFFIVLLLFAGVGAIVAPLVASQADELSERGPELRDDAEEWLNDLSERSEEDDWPFHVPSVQEIEDQADENSSGQDVGEQFETVREYAVQVFHVGIIFVIGPFLAFYLLVDLPDVRRRVEELIPDRSRVEVEFIAHRLNLAIGGFFRGQLAVAFIVGVMASIGLWAIGLPLWLVVGMIAGVFNMIPLIGPWVGAVPGIAVALATKDLRTAVLVAVVMVVVQQIDNHFITPTVMRRAVQLHPAAVMMALLAWGTIGGFFGLLLAVPLTASLKIVGGHLWRKWVVGVSIPGLDEPYPPDLAPGPGEVAHEEVRNDELPRAEAVEHGRARGRDRGEGDPSGVAGPDPTATMPSTP